The proteins below come from a single Tissierella sp. MB52-C2 genomic window:
- a CDS encoding fumarate hydratase C-terminal domain-containing protein: MKELRSPISKEDIQNLHPGDQVFLSGNIFTGRDAVLPKLVDLIKMDKLEEIKVDLDGSVIFHTAVSPAGVGPTSSNKLDIESSIPILSQAGVRLHLGKGKLKKETINALNIENSAYATLPPVTALLESKIIRREVVAFSEEGMEAMNRLFVERIPIIIVAVNGITIEDIVEKEKREE; this comes from the coding sequence TTGAAGGAGTTAAGAAGCCCTATTAGTAAAGAAGATATCCAAAATCTTCATCCAGGTGACCAAGTTTTTTTATCAGGCAATATTTTTACTGGAAGGGATGCAGTTCTTCCTAAGTTAGTAGATCTTATTAAAATGGATAAATTAGAAGAGATTAAAGTAGATTTAGACGGTAGTGTTATATTTCATACTGCAGTTAGTCCTGCTGGGGTTGGGCCAACTTCTAGTAATAAACTAGATATTGAGAGTAGTATTCCGATTCTTTCCCAGGCTGGTGTAAGACTTCACTTAGGAAAGGGCAAGCTTAAAAAAGAAACTATAAATGCACTTAATATAGAGAACTCTGCTTATGCTACGTTGCCACCTGTAACAGCACTATTAGAAAGTAAGATAATTAGAAGAGAAGTAGTAGCTTTTTCAGAAGAAGGAATGGAGGCTATGAATCGATTGTTTGTCGAAAGAATACCGATTATTATTGTTGCGGTTAATGGTATAACTATTGAAGATATAGTGGAAAAAGAGAAAAGAGAGGAATAG
- a CDS encoding aldo/keto reductase: MSDNIKLILGTMTFGPQVDKMDAEKMVNKFIKSGYYEIDTAFVYNNGSSEEILGKALKDVPKNKYSIATKVNPRITQRLDGEAINMQICESLRRLSLEAVDILYLHFPDPNTPIENTLEVCAELYQKNKFKELGLSNFPAHMVVDVYNICKKNGWLIPTVYQGVYNGLSRKAESELFPTIRKLGMRFYAYNPLAGGILSGRYSKYTDNPDPGRFTYRSNYMDRYWKESYFEAYSLINNQCKEEGITIIEAAYRWLIYHSLLDSRHGDGVIVGASKLEQLEQNLDIGKNGPLPQTIVDTFEQGWKKTKIDSPEYYRFVTEKLLEEKND, from the coding sequence ATGAGCGATAATATTAAGTTGATTCTAGGAACGATGACATTTGGTCCACAAGTTGATAAAATGGATGCTGAAAAGATGGTTAATAAGTTTATTAAATCAGGTTACTATGAAATAGATACAGCGTTTGTTTATAATAATGGATCTTCTGAAGAAATATTAGGAAAGGCATTAAAAGATGTACCAAAAAACAAGTATAGTATTGCAACAAAGGTTAATCCTAGAATAACTCAAAGGTTAGATGGAGAAGCAATTAATATGCAAATTTGTGAATCATTGAGAAGGTTATCATTAGAAGCAGTGGATATTTTATACTTGCATTTTCCAGATCCAAATACTCCAATAGAAAACACTCTAGAAGTATGTGCAGAACTGTATCAGAAGAATAAGTTTAAAGAACTAGGATTAAGTAACTTTCCAGCGCATATGGTTGTAGATGTCTATAATATTTGTAAAAAAAATGGTTGGCTAATACCTACCGTTTATCAAGGTGTTTATAATGGCTTAAGTAGAAAGGCTGAAAGTGAACTTTTCCCAACTATAAGAAAGTTGGGAATGAGGTTTTATGCTTACAATCCCCTTGCAGGTGGGATTTTATCAGGAAGATATTCTAAGTACACCGACAATCCGGATCCAGGTCGCTTTACTTATAGATCTAATTATATGGATCGCTATTGGAAGGAGTCTTATTTTGAAGCTTATAGCTTAATAAATAATCAATGTAAAGAAGAAGGAATAACAATTATAGAGGCGGCATATAGGTGGCTTATCTATCATTCTTTACTCGATTCTAGACATGGAGACGGGGTTATTGTTGGTGCTTCAAAGCTAGAACAACTTGAGCAAAATTTAGATATTGGTAAAAATGGTCCCTTACCACAAACAATTGTAGACACATTTGAGCAAGGATGGAAGAAAACGAAAATAGATAGTCCAGAGTATTATAGATTTGTTACAGAAAAGTTATTGGAGGAAAAAAATGATTGA
- a CDS encoding glycosyltransferase, protein MKVSVLMTTYNHEDFIRESIDSVLMQRTNFKYELVICEDYSDDNTRAIVKEYKLRYPDIIKLNLQDYNTGGKGTFLSTFKMCKGEYIAFLEGDDYWIDEKKLQKQVEFLDKNLDCSFCGHGYKRYYHETGNFLGNIVHENRKFSLEDFIKEEAKNESNKLFPRLLTIMFRKSALENHPNFNEKVPTVDMMRVILLLEKGYGAFLEDVMGTYRINKDSTTQKDKIKFLERWIQVKQYILEYLPLKYSEDIQMSIEKSIIRKSYSEFIDRFMDPSNSHDIVKYFKTNNFNNIAIYGVGTLCNLLIKKIEGSGVNILHFIDKNTRGDNQINIIEPYEVDDNLNVDVIIITPSFDFNNIREFLKKKTKIKIISIEDILS, encoded by the coding sequence ATGAAAGTTAGTGTTTTGATGACTACATATAACCATGAGGATTTTATAAGAGAATCAATAGATAGTGTATTAATGCAAAGGACTAATTTTAAATATGAATTAGTTATATGTGAAGATTATTCGGATGATAATACTAGAGCTATAGTTAAAGAATATAAGCTAAGATATCCCGACATTATTAAATTGAACTTACAAGATTATAATACTGGGGGCAAAGGAACCTTTTTATCTACTTTTAAAATGTGTAAAGGTGAATATATAGCATTTTTAGAAGGTGATGACTATTGGATAGATGAGAAAAAACTTCAAAAGCAAGTAGAGTTTCTTGATAAGAACCTTGATTGTAGTTTTTGTGGTCATGGATATAAAAGATATTATCATGAAACAGGAAATTTTCTGGGGAACATAGTACATGAAAATAGAAAATTTAGCTTAGAAGACTTTATAAAAGAAGAAGCTAAAAATGAATCCAATAAGTTATTTCCACGATTGTTAACAATTATGTTTAGGAAGAGTGCATTGGAAAACCATCCGAATTTCAATGAAAAAGTACCCACGGTAGATATGATGAGAGTGATATTATTATTAGAAAAAGGGTATGGAGCTTTTTTAGAAGACGTTATGGGGACATATAGAATTAATAAAGATAGTACAACCCAGAAAGATAAGATTAAGTTTTTGGAAAGATGGATACAAGTTAAGCAATATATTTTAGAATATTTACCTTTGAAGTATAGTGAAGATATTCAGATGAGCATAGAAAAATCAATTATCAGGAAATCTTATAGTGAATTTATAGATAGATTTATGGATCCTTCAAATAGTCATGATATAGTTAAGTACTTTAAAACAAATAATTTTAATAATATTGCTATATACGGCGTAGGCACTTTATGCAATTTACTAATTAAAAAGATAGAAGGCTCTGGAGTAAATATTTTGCATTTTATAGATAAAAATACACGAGGAGATAATCAAATAAATATTATTGAACCCTATGAAGTGGACGATAATCTAAATGTAGATGTCATTATCATAACACCTTCTTTTGATTTTAATAATATAAGAGAATTTTTAAAGAAGAAGACTAAGATAAAGATAATTTCAATAGAAGATATTCTAAGTTAG
- a CDS encoding glycosyltransferase family 2 protein, with translation MLKVSVVMTAYNHEKFIKEAIDSVISQITNFKYELIIGEDCSTDDTRSIVIDYENKYPDIIRLNLQEKNVGARKNSISNVEMCSGEYIAALEGDDYWIDNYKLQKQVDFLDNNPEHTICGFGYKIYEQKTNCFLEDQIHKNEKFSLEDFLIEGTKLRRNPLSIRTLTKMYRKSVLENPPDIWYNAPYGDYISQILCLQKGYGAIMEDVVGVYRINKNSITQKDKKRFSEMRSEQKNKVLKYLPKKYSAYLQKDIDNAILLEEYRDLKGNFENHIDSETILDYFIKNKITNIGIYGAGTLGNAIKDKLNNTDIEVAFFIDSHVKGCSERPIIRPQEINTNSFVDAIIITPFYDSKNIRDELIKLNVKSKIISLKELL, from the coding sequence ATGTTAAAAGTTAGTGTAGTAATGACTGCTTATAATCACGAGAAATTTATAAAAGAAGCCATAGATAGTGTGATATCTCAGATAACAAACTTTAAATATGAGTTAATTATAGGTGAAGATTGTTCCACGGATGATACTAGGAGTATAGTTATAGATTATGAAAATAAATATCCAGATATCATAAGATTGAATTTACAGGAAAAAAATGTTGGGGCTAGAAAAAATTCAATTTCGAATGTTGAAATGTGTAGTGGTGAGTATATTGCAGCACTGGAAGGTGATGATTATTGGATAGATAATTATAAACTACAAAAACAAGTAGACTTTTTAGATAATAATCCTGAACACACTATTTGTGGTTTTGGATACAAAATTTATGAACAAAAGACAAATTGTTTTCTAGAAGATCAAATTCATAAAAATGAAAAGTTTAGTCTAGAGGATTTCTTAATAGAGGGTACAAAATTACGTCGAAATCCTTTATCGATAAGGACATTAACTAAAATGTATAGAAAGAGTGTATTAGAAAACCCTCCAGATATTTGGTACAATGCCCCATATGGTGACTATATCTCACAGATACTGTGTTTACAAAAAGGATATGGTGCTATAATGGAAGACGTCGTGGGGGTTTATAGGATTAATAAAAATAGCATTACACAGAAAGATAAAAAAAGATTTTCAGAAATGAGGTCCGAGCAAAAAAACAAGGTTCTAAAATATTTACCTAAAAAATATAGTGCATATTTGCAAAAAGATATAGATAATGCCATATTATTAGAAGAATATAGGGACTTAAAAGGTAATTTTGAAAATCATATAGATAGTGAGACTATTCTTGATTACTTTATAAAAAATAAAATTACCAATATAGGAATATATGGTGCTGGAACCCTTGGAAATGCTATTAAAGATAAACTGAATAATACAGATATAGAAGTAGCATTTTTTATAGATAGTCATGTAAAGGGGTGTAGTGAAAGGCCTATAATTAGGCCTCAAGAGATAAACACAAATTCATTTGTTGATGCAATAATTATAACTCCTTTTTATGACTCTAAAAACATTAGAGATGAGTTAATTAAATTAAATGTAAAAAGTAAAATAATTTCATTAAAAGAATTACTGTGA
- a CDS encoding HpcH/HpaI aldolase/citrate lyase family protein, translating to MRHHQYNKNYEFVRQPEEFTKYTERNFLQYCLGATLYMPATKFILDSLLNNKLEGLTSLVMCFEDAIDKSELPKAEENVINILNIIAEKVEKNEIEEKDLPLFFLRVRSPEQFRLFSDHLGKKQIRLITGFVFPKFTTKNGYLYLSQLKDLNIKHSEILYGMPILESNEIVYKETRTYELTGIRNLLRPYKELILNLRVGATDFSSKFGVRRGMDYSIYDILMVRDALSDILNFLTREEDDYVISGPVWEYFLADKDTKFEDLNQDINRSLLKRNTIINEAIDGLLREVILDKANGFVGKTIIHPSHLKYVNAMQSVTREEYEDALQILDTSGGVIKSINNNKMNEINPHRNWAKKIYTKARAYGVIETESCYSKLFR from the coding sequence ATGCGGCATCATCAATATAATAAAAACTATGAATTTGTAAGACAACCAGAAGAGTTTACTAAGTATACTGAAAGGAACTTTCTACAATATTGCCTAGGTGCAACGCTTTATATGCCTGCAACAAAATTCATATTAGATTCTTTACTAAATAATAAGTTAGAAGGGTTAACTAGTTTAGTAATGTGTTTTGAAGATGCAATAGACAAAAGTGAGTTACCAAAGGCAGAAGAAAATGTGATTAATATCTTAAATATTATTGCTGAAAAGGTTGAAAAAAATGAAATAGAAGAAAAAGACTTACCTTTATTTTTTTTAAGGGTTAGATCGCCTGAGCAATTTAGATTGTTTTCAGATCACCTTGGAAAGAAACAAATTAGGCTAATTACAGGTTTTGTATTTCCTAAATTTACTACGAAGAATGGGTACTTATATCTTAGTCAACTTAAAGACTTAAATATTAAACATTCTGAGATACTTTATGGAATGCCTATCTTAGAAAGTAATGAAATAGTATACAAAGAAACAAGAACATACGAACTAACTGGAATAAGAAATTTATTAAGACCCTATAAAGAACTAATTTTAAATTTGCGAGTTGGGGCAACAGATTTTTCTTCAAAGTTTGGAGTTAGACGAGGTATGGATTATTCTATTTATGATATTTTGATGGTAAGAGATGCCTTATCAGATATTTTAAACTTCTTAACTAGGGAAGAAGATGATTATGTAATATCAGGACCTGTTTGGGAATATTTTTTAGCTGATAAAGATACAAAATTTGAAGACTTGAATCAGGATATAAATCGTTCATTATTAAAAAGAAATACAATTATAAATGAAGCGATTGATGGCTTGCTAAGAGAAGTAATACTTGACAAAGCAAATGGGTTTGTAGGTAAAACGATTATTCATCCATCCCATTTAAAATATGTTAATGCAATGCAGTCGGTAACTAGAGAAGAATATGAAGATGCATTACAAATTTTAGATACATCTGGTGGTGTAATTAAGAGTATAAATAACAATAAAATGAATGAAATCAATCCTCATAGAAACTGGGCTAAAAAAATCTATACAAAAGCTAGAGCGTATGGTGTAATTGAAACAGAATCGTGTTATTCAAAACTCTTTAGATAA
- a CDS encoding MmgE/PrpD family protein — MNIKDSANIGFNLTDCFLDRLYELSQDTFHESVIHQTKRCILDYIGVTLAGAKSIEMNSSNSISNLCDEYGDISVIGTEYKTNLQNAVFINGISAHFLELDDGVRFGAIHPGAPIISALLPYAQKYKLSGMDLIRGIIIGYEASIRLASAIQPSHYNKGYHPTATCGSIGAAISIAVADKFTKEQMKAAFSSAAITSGGTLKVLDDESQLKAFNVGQASVNGLLSTYMAKIGLLVPKDALSGNIGFLEMMSDNFDNTKLLISKEESYKILKVYFKLYAACRHCHSSIEAAFNIRRNNQLLLEEIKEIKIDTYEYVIGRHDHTKIQGTSSAKMSIPYSTVIALLFGKATDKEFSSNMILEPEIHFLLEKVKICENEELSALVPQMRPAILTITKKDNTKYTERIDFPKGEPENPLTDQELIDKFISLARYANKTDKEINKIIDCVMNLENRLEELYSLL, encoded by the coding sequence ATGAATATAAAAGATAGTGCTAATATAGGTTTTAATCTTACAGATTGTTTTTTAGATAGATTATATGAACTTTCTCAAGATACATTTCATGAATCTGTAATACATCAAACCAAAAGGTGCATACTTGATTATATAGGAGTAACACTTGCAGGTGCTAAAAGTATAGAAATGAATAGTAGTAATTCAATTAGTAATTTATGTGACGAATATGGAGATATATCTGTTATTGGAACAGAATATAAAACAAATTTGCAAAATGCTGTGTTTATAAATGGAATAAGTGCTCATTTTTTAGAGTTAGATGATGGAGTTAGATTTGGAGCAATTCATCCTGGTGCTCCTATTATTTCAGCTCTTTTACCATATGCACAAAAATATAAACTTAGCGGTATGGATTTAATAAGGGGTATAATTATTGGATATGAAGCTTCGATAAGGCTGGCTTCTGCAATTCAACCAAGTCATTATAATAAAGGATATCATCCAACTGCAACATGTGGGTCTATTGGAGCAGCAATTAGTATTGCAGTAGCTGATAAATTTACTAAAGAGCAGATGAAAGCAGCATTTTCAAGCGCAGCGATTACCAGTGGGGGAACCTTAAAGGTTTTAGATGATGAATCACAATTAAAGGCATTTAATGTAGGACAAGCATCTGTTAATGGATTATTATCTACGTATATGGCAAAAATAGGACTTTTGGTTCCAAAGGATGCCTTGTCTGGAAACATTGGTTTTTTGGAGATGATGTCAGATAACTTCGATAACACAAAATTATTAATCTCAAAGGAAGAGTCATATAAGATACTAAAAGTATACTTTAAACTATATGCTGCTTGTAGACATTGTCATTCATCAATTGAAGCAGCTTTTAATATTAGAAGGAACAATCAATTATTACTTGAAGAAATAAAAGAAATTAAAATTGATACATATGAATATGTTATTGGTCGACATGATCATACTAAAATACAAGGAACTTCTTCTGCAAAAATGAGTATTCCCTATAGTACTGTTATTGCTTTGCTTTTTGGGAAAGCTACAGATAAGGAGTTTTCATCTAATATGATTTTAGAACCTGAGATTCATTTTTTACTTGAGAAGGTAAAAATCTGTGAAAATGAAGAATTATCAGCACTTGTTCCTCAAATGCGTCCAGCGATATTGACAATAACCAAAAAGGATAATACTAAATATACTGAGAGGATAGACTTTCCAAAAGGTGAACCAGAGAATCCCCTTACAGACCAAGAACTAATTGATAAATTTATATCTTTGGCAAGATATGCAAATAAAACTGATAAAGAGATTAATAAAATAATTGACTGCGTTATGAATTTAGAAAATAGGTTGGAGGAGTTATATTCTTTGCTATAA
- the tagD gene encoding glycerol-3-phosphate cytidylyltransferase, with translation MKKVITYGTFDLLHYGHINLLKRSKELGDYLIVGLSTNEFNEIKGKKCYFSYEERRKLVESIRYVDLVIPEDNWGQKIGNIKEFKVDIFVMGDDWEGKFDYLKEHCDVVYLNRTPEISTTKIKEDLGV, from the coding sequence ATGAAAAAGGTAATTACATACGGAACATTTGATTTATTACATTATGGACATATCAATCTATTAAAAAGATCAAAGGAGTTAGGAGACTATTTAATCGTTGGATTATCAACGAATGAATTTAATGAAATCAAAGGGAAAAAATGCTACTTTTCATATGAGGAAAGAAGAAAGTTAGTTGAATCTATTCGATACGTTGATTTGGTTATTCCAGAAGATAATTGGGGACAAAAAATTGGGAATATTAAAGAGTTTAAAGTAGATATTTTTGTTATGGGTGACGATTGGGAAGGAAAATTTGATTACTTAAAAGAACATTGTGATGTAGTGTATTTAAATAGGACACCAGAAATATCTACTACGAAGATAAAAGAGGATTTAGGAGTATAA
- the aepY gene encoding phosphonopyruvate decarboxylase, whose protein sequence is MIEPKKFYSYLKDEGINFYSGVPDSLLNDFCMFLSNNLGNEKHVIAANEGNAVGIAAGHYLATGEVPLVYMQNSGMGNALNPLISLTNKETYSIPVILLIGWRGAPGTIDWAHHEKQGEVTPELLELLDIPYRELNTEIDKDVLKVIKWATKTANVTNKPVAILVRKGILEKGEKKDLLLEDSELTMSREDAIEVVVKSVPKDSLFVATTGRATREIYEVRNKYGMSHDQDFLNVGSMGHASSIAIGLAIGNKNRLVICLDGDGAALMHMGSMSIIGSSDCTNIMHIILNNGAHESVGGQPSVAHKINFTGIAKNIGYHTIGNSVNTKEGLEVAINNLLKAEKPKFLDIHIRKGIRSDIPKLDVSLIEIKNNLMKEINKDK, encoded by the coding sequence ATGATTGAGCCAAAGAAATTTTATAGCTATCTAAAAGATGAAGGAATAAATTTCTATTCGGGTGTACCAGATTCACTATTGAATGATTTTTGTATGTTTCTATCTAATAATCTGGGTAATGAAAAACATGTTATTGCTGCAAATGAAGGGAATGCAGTTGGTATTGCAGCGGGACATTATTTAGCAACAGGAGAAGTTCCATTAGTATACATGCAAAACTCAGGCATGGGAAATGCATTGAATCCTTTAATATCTTTAACAAATAAAGAAACCTACTCAATACCTGTGATTTTGCTTATTGGTTGGCGAGGTGCACCAGGAACGATTGATTGGGCACATCATGAAAAACAGGGAGAAGTTACACCTGAACTTTTGGAATTACTAGATATTCCATATAGAGAGCTAAATACAGAAATAGATAAAGATGTTTTGAAAGTAATTAAGTGGGCAACAAAAACAGCTAATGTAACTAATAAACCTGTTGCAATCTTGGTAAGAAAAGGTATATTAGAAAAAGGAGAAAAGAAAGATCTTTTATTGGAAGACAGTGAATTAACAATGTCAAGAGAAGATGCAATTGAAGTAGTTGTAAAATCTGTTCCTAAAGACTCTTTATTTGTAGCAACAACAGGACGAGCTACACGTGAAATATACGAAGTTAGAAATAAATATGGAATGTCCCATGATCAAGATTTCTTAAATGTTGGGTCTATGGGTCATGCTTCTTCTATTGCAATAGGTCTTGCCATTGGTAATAAAAATCGCTTAGTCATTTGCTTAGATGGAGATGGAGCAGCACTAATGCACATGGGATCAATGTCGATTATTGGTTCTTCAGATTGTACTAATATTATGCATATTATACTTAATAATGGAGCACATGAATCTGTTGGTGGACAACCTTCAGTAGCACATAAAATAAATTTCACTGGGATTGCAAAAAATATTGGTTATCATACTATTGGGAATTCAGTAAATACGAAAGAAGGTTTAGAAGTTGCAATTAATAATTTATTAAAGGCTGAAAAACCTAAATTTCTTGATATACATATTCGAAAGGGAATTCGAAGTGATATTCCTAAGCTAGATGTTTCATTAATAGAAATTAAGAATAATTTAATGAAAGAAATAAATAAAGATAAATAG
- a CDS encoding CDP-glycerol glycerophosphotransferase family protein, whose amino-acid sequence MEYSNKIFVIIKKIVDKFAILFIPIYYLLYLIPRDKKIWLFGSNMGKSFGDNPKYFYLYVNEIKDSSIRPIWISDIDDIVRTLRTNGYEAYSIYSLKGVFFALRSGVYIFDHHTKDISFWLSGGAKKINSFHGIPLKKIHGDNKFDEVRNPPNLYKKLRWTVRRIQNEQPTHYYLATSEYVRDIFKKAFRTSKDKGIVCGYPRNDVFFNKNYLINNKNLSIKNIELYNRLEREKQNGKKVIMYMPTFRHSEFKFFDIVNIEQLDNFLSNNNSILLIKAHPMSKLKSSFNHIEYKNILNIDSAEDPYLFLNLSDILITDYSSIYFDFLLTNRPIIFFSYDLKEYISESREIYYDYDSITPGPKAGNMDELVKALEYILSDNDEFEKKRKNILNMMFDYNDGNSSARLYDKILDIILN is encoded by the coding sequence TTGGAGTATTCAAATAAAATATTCGTAATTATAAAAAAAATCGTAGATAAGTTTGCAATATTATTTATTCCAATATACTATTTACTCTATTTAATTCCAAGGGATAAAAAGATATGGTTATTTGGTAGCAATATGGGAAAGAGTTTTGGTGATAATCCCAAATATTTTTATCTTTATGTTAATGAAATTAAGGATAGCAGTATAAGACCTATTTGGATATCTGATATAGACGATATTGTTAGAACATTAAGGACAAATGGATATGAAGCATATAGCATATATTCATTAAAGGGAGTTTTTTTTGCATTAAGATCAGGAGTATATATTTTTGACCATCATACTAAAGATATTTCATTTTGGCTATCTGGAGGAGCTAAAAAAATAAATTCATTTCATGGCATACCATTAAAGAAGATTCATGGTGACAATAAGTTCGATGAAGTAAGAAATCCTCCTAATCTATATAAAAAATTAAGGTGGACTGTTAGAAGAATCCAAAATGAACAACCGACTCATTATTATTTAGCTACATCTGAATATGTAAGAGATATTTTTAAGAAGGCATTTAGGACAAGTAAGGATAAAGGTATAGTTTGTGGTTATCCAAGAAATGATGTTTTTTTTAATAAAAATTATTTAATAAATAATAAGAATTTGAGTATTAAAAATATTGAGTTATATAATCGTTTAGAGAGAGAAAAGCAGAATGGTAAAAAAGTAATTATGTATATGCCTACTTTCAGACATAGTGAATTTAAGTTTTTTGATATAGTTAATATTGAACAACTAGATAATTTTTTAAGTAATAATAATTCTATTTTACTAATAAAAGCTCATCCAATGTCAAAACTAAAAAGTAGTTTTAATCATATAGAATATAAAAATATATTAAACATTGATTCGGCAGAAGACCCATATTTATTTTTGAACTTATCGGATATTTTAATTACAGATTATTCATCTATATATTTTGATTTTCTGTTAACGAATAGACCTATTATATTTTTTTCATATGATTTAAAAGAATATATTAGTGAAAGTAGGGAGATCTATTACGATTACGATAGTATCACACCAGGACCGAAAGCTGGAAATATGGACGAGCTTGTTAAAGCATTAGAATATATTTTAAGTGATAATGATGAGTTTGAGAAGAAAAGAAAAAATATACTAAATATGATGTTCGATTATAATGATGGTAATTCTTCAGCAAGATTGTATGACAAAATACTTGATATAATTTTAAATTAG
- a CDS encoding ATP-grasp domain-containing protein, whose amino-acid sequence MQKDDRLKAIVLGGTSAHIELIQRLKRRGYYTILIDYYENPIAKKYANEHIQESTLDKERVLQIAKDKKVDLVITTCIDQANITAIYVSEKLGYHVPYSYETSLNVTNKIFMKRIMEQNSIPTSKYINVKEISEYEDNDLKYPLIVKPSDSNGSKGVNKVVDDKELLFYLNNALKISRSNQAIIEEYIEGKEIGIDCFIKNHEAHILTIRERKKINCRSSDLQQITGTVTPPNIDSKKIKEIKEIVEKIALVFQLDNTPLMVQAIISNEEINIIEFAPRIGGGESSRMIELITGFDIINQTINSFMGLPIDIATKKNEQYFSETLLYAKPSIMGFIKGDKELIEKNIIEYIVQYKTKGMTIGDDISSINRVGAFVVKGNNLEELNTKIETAIKKLEIHDIMNSPIMRKDIYL is encoded by the coding sequence ATGCAGAAGGATGATAGATTAAAAGCAATTGTTTTAGGTGGCACATCTGCTCATATAGAATTAATTCAAAGATTAAAAAGAAGGGGTTATTATACTATATTGATAGACTATTATGAAAACCCTATTGCTAAGAAATATGCTAATGAACATATTCAAGAAAGCACTCTCGATAAAGAAAGAGTCTTACAAATAGCAAAAGATAAAAAGGTGGATTTAGTTATAACTACTTGTATTGATCAAGCTAATATTACAGCCATATATGTTTCTGAAAAATTAGGTTATCATGTTCCATATAGTTATGAGACATCTTTAAATGTAACAAATAAGATTTTTATGAAAAGAATAATGGAACAGAATTCTATTCCAACTTCAAAATATATTAATGTAAAAGAGATTAGTGAATATGAAGATAATGATTTGAAATATCCATTAATAGTAAAACCATCAGATAGTAATGGGTCAAAAGGGGTTAATAAAGTAGTAGATGATAAAGAATTATTATTTTATTTGAATAATGCTTTAAAGATTAGTAGAAGTAATCAAGCTATAATTGAAGAATATATAGAAGGCAAAGAAATAGGTATAGACTGCTTCATTAAAAATCATGAAGCCCATATTTTAACAATTCGGGAAAGAAAAAAAATAAATTGTAGAAGTAGTGACTTACAACAAATTACTGGTACTGTTACACCACCAAATATAGATAGTAAAAAGATAAAAGAGATTAAGGAAATTGTGGAAAAGATAGCACTTGTTTTTCAATTAGATAATACTCCGCTTATGGTACAGGCAATTATTAGCAATGAAGAGATAAATATTATTGAATTTGCACCTAGAATAGGTGGAGGAGAGAGTTCTAGAATGATAGAACTTATAACAGGATTTGATATAATAAATCAAACGATTAATTCTTTTATGGGATTACCAATTGATATAGCAACAAAAAAGAATGAACAATACTTCTCTGAAACTTTATTATATGCTAAACCATCAATAATGGGTTTTATTAAGGGTGATAAAGAATTAATAGAGAAAAATATAATTGAATATATTGTACAATATAAAACAAAAGGGATGACCATTGGAGATGATATATCGAGTATTAACAGGGTCGGTGCTTTTGTAGTTAAGGGAAATAACTTAGAAGAGTTAAATACTAAAATAGAAACTGCTATCAAGAAATTAGAAATTCACGATATAATGAATTCACCAATTATGAGAAAAGATATATACTTGTAA